The Chthoniobacterales bacterium nucleotide sequence TTCTTCGACCAGTTTCTGTCCCGGGTCCGCGCCATTCCCGGAGTGGAATCGGCCAGCGCGATCCTTCCGCTCCCCTTGAGCGGAGGCAACATGGTTACCTCTTTCGATGACGCGGACAACCCGCTTCCGGATGGGCAGCGTCCCGGCGCACCGGTTCGCATTATCGCGACGGATTATTTCAAGACCATGGGGATTCCACTCCGGCAAGGCCGGGTCTTCGATGAACGCGATCGATTTGAATCCGCGCCCGTCGTCATCGTGAATGAACGCTTCGCCCAGAAATTTTTTCCCGGGCAGAATGTGATCGGCAAACGAATCATGCCCGGCTTTGCCGCCGATGACACCGGGGAAAAGATGCGCGAAATCGTCGGTGTCGTCGGAAACGTAAAACATCTTTCCCTCAAGAACGAAGACTCGCCGGAAATGTATCTGCCTCAGACGCAAATACCGTTCGGCGTCATGTCGCTTGTCATTCGAACCAGCGTTTCGAATCCCAACGCCCTCACGAATTCTGTCCGGAAAGAATTGGCGGCGATCGACGCATCGGTGCCGCTGACCAAGGTGAGTGTGTTCGACGAATATATCTCGAAATCGCTGGCGCGGCCGCGCTTCAACACGCTCTTGCTTTCGATCTTCGCTGGCACCGCCCTGGTCCTGACCGCGATCGGAATTTACGGCGTGCTGGCCTACTCCGTCGCGCAACGGACGAGCGAGATCGGAATCCGAATCGCGCTCGGCGCGGGGAAGAGCTCGATCTTCCGCCTCATCGTCGGGCAGGCGATGACGCTGGTCGGCGTTAGCCTGGTCCTGGGATTGGCAGGTGCATTCGCGGCGACCCGATTATTGAACAGCCTTCTCTTCGGCGTCGGCGCGTCCGATCCGGGAACGTTCGCCGGAATTGTCCTGCTCGTTTCCGTCGTCGCGTTTATCGCCGCCTGGCTGCCTGCTCGCCGCGCCACTCGCGTCGATCCCATCATCGCCTTGCGCGCCGAATGACGAAGAAGTGACGTGTGACAAGTGACAGGTGACGAGATGAACCAGGTCAATCGAGAATCGAAATTCGAAAATCGAAAATTATGATCACCGACATTCGCTACGGGCTGCGCCAACTCATCCAGCATCCTGGATTCGCGATCATCGCGATTCTCACTCTCGCGCTCGGGATTGGCGCGAACACTGCAATCTTCAGCGTGGTCAATGCGATCCTCCTCAAGCCGCTGCCATTCCCGAATCCCGATCAACTCGTCGCGTTCGGCAATGTCGATCTAACCGAGACCGCATCGCCGCCGAAGCTCTACTCGCTTTGTCACCCCGATTTCTTCGATTTCCGGGAGCAAAACCAAAGCTTCCAAAACATGGCAATTTATCGCGACCGGACGCTCGCGCTCGTGGACGAACAGGGCGCGCAAAGTGTTCGCGGGCTGAAAGCGAGCGGCGAATTTTTCGATGTTCTCGGGACCAAACCGGTCCTCGGCCGCGGCTTCACGCGCGTGGACGAACAGGCTGGCGGCGGACCGGGCGGCTTGAAAGTCGTTATCAGTGACGGATTTTGGCAGAGCCACTTTAACCGGGCAGAAAACGCGATCGGCAGCGTGTTAATGCTCGACGGTCGCCCTCACACGGTTATCGGAATAATGCCGTCCGGTTTCCAGTTCCCGATCCAGACCGATCCGATTGGGATTTACACGACCATCGCTGACGATGCCTCCACGCCCGACGGAACCACGGCCGTCTCGCAACAGCGCGGCAATCATAGCATGCTCGGAATCGCGCGGCTGAAACCCGGCGTGTCCATTGCGCAGGCAAATACGGAGCTGCGCACCATCGCCGCGGCGCTCGAGAAAAAATATCCGGAAACGAACACCAAGAGTAGCGTGGCCTCGCAACCGCTCCGCGACGACATCGTGGGCGATGTCCGGACGGCGCTGTGGGTTTTGTTCGGCGCGGTTGGGTGCCTGCTTCTCATCGCCAACGCGAACGTCGCCAACCTGATGCTCGCGCGCGCGTCGGTGCGGGGAAAAGAAATCGCGTTGCGCAGTGCGCTTGGCGCCAGCCGGCTTCGGATCCTTCGCCAGTTGCTCACCGAGAGCGTTCTCCTCGCGGCGCTCGGCGGATTATTCGGGCTCCTCCTCGCCCAATGGGGAACCGAAGCGCTCATCGCCGTCGTGCCGCAAAACATCCCACGTGTCGCGGACATCAAATTGGACGGCGCGGTCCTCGCCTTCACTCTGCTTCTTTCCCTGACGACCGGTATTGTCTTCGGTCTCGTTCCCGCGTGGCAGGCGTCGCACGTCGATTTGAATACCGCGCTCAAATCCGGCATGCGCGGCGCCGGCGGGTCCGAAGGAAAACATCGACTGCGCAATGCGCTGGTCATGACCGAGGTCGCGCTCGCGTTGATTCTTTTGATCTGCGCCAGTCTCCTGATC carries:
- a CDS encoding ABC transporter permease gives rise to the protein MITDIRYGLRQLIQHPGFAIIAILTLALGIGANTAIFSVVNAILLKPLPFPNPDQLVAFGNVDLTETASPPKLYSLCHPDFFDFREQNQSFQNMAIYRDRTLALVDEQGAQSVRGLKASGEFFDVLGTKPVLGRGFTRVDEQAGGGPGGLKVVISDGFWQSHFNRAENAIGSVLMLDGRPHTVIGIMPSGFQFPIQTDPIGIYTTIADDASTPDGTTAVSQQRGNHSMLGIARLKPGVSIAQANTELRTIAAALEKKYPETNTKSSVASQPLRDDIVGDVRTALWVLFGAVGCLLLIANANVANLMLARASVRGKEIALRSALGASRLRILRQLLTESVLLAALGGLFGLLLAQWGTEALIAVVPQNIPRVADIKLDGAVLAFTLLLSLTTGIVFGLVPAWQASHVDLNTALKSGMRGAGGSEGKHRLRNALVMTEVALALILLICASLLIQSFARLGHVDTGMRTERLFTASIGLPQAAYPKPENLVAFFDRLMPRIRAIPGVESATAVWPLPLSGSINVSSFDIEERPAPEGQQPDAVHRIVDSDYFKTMGIPVLQGRGFEPTDQLKSVPVVIVTEQFVKKFFPGQNVIGKHIKPSWAIGDEKSLMRTIIGVVGNIKHRSLRSEFTPEIYLSASQMPVDSMSIVARTSVSNPAAITSAVRKELAEVDRNIPLVRVRVFDEYLARALARPRFNAMLLTIFAGTALLLTAIGIYGVMAYSVSQRTNEIGIRIALGAGRNSIFRLVVGQAMTIVAISLVAGVVGAFAATRLLNSLLYGIGASDPVTFIAIMLLVTVVAFLAAWLPARRATRVDPIVALRAE